From the Corythoichthys intestinalis isolate RoL2023-P3 chromosome 13, ASM3026506v1, whole genome shotgun sequence genome, one window contains:
- the si:ch211-214j24.14 gene encoding bcl-2-like protein 13 codes for MGDVDPEDTKSLDGSDGGAATENHSSNSDMVHLEEEEEDEELQNSVLDLQVPETDAAEGEFMQMLPPMALPPLPVFRLEPPSATSTPTPSTVAEEPSYATPGLIPPSSFLPPPVGEEVPSEEKPEPGMSADLPVLLCGGAALVAMVGVMAYSAVAYCRK; via the coding sequence ATGGGCGACGTAGACCCCGAGGACACCAAGAGCCTGGACGGCAGCGACGGGGGGGCGGCGACGGAGAACCATTCCTCAAACTCTGACATGGTGCAcctggaggaggaagaggaggatgaGGAGCTTCAGAACAGCGTTTTGGACCTCCAGGTTCCAGAGACTGATGCGGCAGAGGGCGAGTTCATGCAAATGCTTCCACCCATGGCACTGCCGCCGCTGCCAGTCTTCCGGCTGGAGCCCCCATCCGCGACTTCCACACCGACACCCTCCACCGTAGCCGAGGAGCCCTCGTACGCCACGCCGGGCCTCATCCCGCCATCGTCCTTCCTCCCTCCGCCTGTCGGCGAGGAGGTCCCCTCCGAGGAAAAGCCCGAACCGGGGATGTCCGCCGATCTGCCCGTGCTGCTGTGCGGAGGCGCCGCTTTAGTGGCCATGGTGGGCGTGATGGCGTACAGCGCTGTGGCCTACTGCAGGAAGTAG